A section of the Saccharopolyspora gregorii genome encodes:
- a CDS encoding Lrp/AsnC family transcriptional regulator — protein sequence MSDRNTGELEATDRAILRELAHDGRCSFTDLAERVGLSVSAVHQRVRRLEQRGALQGYVAKVDGDQIGLPLTAFISLTPIDPAAPDDYPQRLEHLPEIESCYSVAGDESYILQVRVASPLGLEELLRQIREAAKVSTRTTVVLSTPYEHRPPQI from the coding sequence GTGAGCGACCGGAACACGGGCGAACTGGAAGCGACGGACCGCGCGATCCTGCGGGAGCTGGCGCACGACGGCCGGTGCAGCTTCACCGATCTGGCCGAGCGCGTCGGGTTGAGCGTGTCGGCGGTGCACCAGCGGGTGCGGCGGCTGGAGCAGCGCGGCGCGCTGCAGGGCTACGTGGCCAAAGTGGACGGTGACCAGATCGGGTTGCCGCTGACGGCGTTCATCTCGTTGACGCCGATCGATCCGGCCGCGCCGGACGACTACCCGCAGCGGCTGGAGCACCTGCCGGAGATCGAGTCGTGCTACTCGGTGGCGGGCGACGAGTCCTACATCCTGCAGGTGCGGGTGGCCTCGCCGCTGGGCTTGGAGGAGCTGCTGCGGCAGATCCGGGAGGCGGCGAAGGTGTCGACGCGGACGACGGTGGTGCTGTCCACCCCGTACGAGCACCGGCCGCCGCAGATCTAG